In a genomic window of Amycolatopsis japonica:
- a CDS encoding LysR family transcriptional regulator — protein sequence MTTPDLDSLRLLVLVDELGSIGQAAASLGIAQPSASKRLSTVERRLGLVLVDRTRRGSALTPDGRVIAGWAHRVLSEIDGLLDGAEALRTQHEAHLRVAASMTLAEYLVPGWIGELKRGDPGLYLGLEVTNSDQAAEMAREGKVDLGFVESPGSLPGLSSRRVATDRLVLVVPASHPWARKRRPVTAAELAITPLVVRELGSGTRETVDAALRKAGVGPAKPLLELGSASAVRNAVIAGAGPAVISELAIARDVADRRLVAVAVDGVDFGRELRAVWPAGRRLAGPAAELLGIAVRNAKSR from the coding sequence ATGACCACACCCGATCTGGACTCCCTGCGCCTGCTCGTGCTCGTGGACGAGCTCGGCAGTATCGGACAGGCCGCGGCCAGCCTCGGGATCGCGCAGCCGTCCGCGAGCAAACGACTGTCCACAGTCGAGCGACGGCTGGGGCTGGTGCTGGTCGACCGTACGCGGCGCGGCTCCGCGCTCACCCCCGACGGCCGGGTCATCGCGGGCTGGGCGCATCGCGTGCTGTCCGAAATCGACGGTCTGCTCGACGGCGCCGAGGCGCTGCGCACCCAGCACGAGGCGCATCTGCGGGTCGCCGCGAGCATGACGCTGGCCGAGTACCTGGTGCCGGGCTGGATCGGCGAGCTCAAACGCGGTGACCCCGGGCTGTACCTCGGGCTGGAGGTCACCAACTCCGACCAGGCCGCCGAAATGGCGCGCGAGGGCAAGGTCGATCTCGGCTTCGTCGAATCGCCCGGTTCGCTGCCCGGCCTCTCGTCGCGGCGGGTGGCGACCGACCGTCTCGTCCTCGTCGTGCCCGCGAGCCATCCGTGGGCGCGCAAACGCCGCCCGGTGACCGCGGCCGAGCTGGCGATCACGCCGCTCGTGGTGCGTGAACTCGGTTCCGGGACCAGGGAGACGGTGGACGCCGCACTGCGCAAGGCCGGGGTCGGTCCGGCGAAACCGTTGCTGGAACTGGGTTCCGCCTCCGCCGTCCGCAACGCGGTGATCGCGGGCGCCGGACCGGCGGTGATCAGCGAGCTCGCCATCGCCCGGGACGTCGCCGATCGACGGCTCGTCGCGGTCGCGGTGGACGGCGTCGACTTCGGCCGGGAGCTGCGCGCGGTGTGGCCCGCCGGGCGGCGGCTCGCCGGTCCGGCCGCGGAACTGCTGGGCATCGCCGTCCGAAATGCGAAATCCCGCTGA
- a CDS encoding type I polyketide synthase, with protein MHPHRVPSARFTAAAARAGALGVLDLTSGNRTAREELDLAEDLLATGFGVRVAGPVDLPSAAHTVLLAAGTPLSTVDFASRRTLVEVTSRDEAVRAVVAGADGLVARGHEAGGSVGELGTFVFLQQLLADPAIGVPVWAYGGIGAHTAAAAVAGGAAGVVLDTAFALLPEAELPSDVTRALEGLDGSETIVDGGVRRLRRRPVEAGQDAFLPERFRDRWGTLPAAIHGVRASIAEGLAASGDPLPLAQGPMTRVSDQPEFARAVAAGGALPFLALALSGAARTREMLEATKSALGDAPWGVGVLGFAAEDVRAAQLEVIREIRPSHAIIAGGRPAQAKALEEAGISTFLHVPSPGLLRQFLEAGARKFVFEGAECGGHVGPRASFPLWEAQIDVLREYAAEVEVYFAGGIHDERSAAMVTAAAAPLTRLGATVGLLMGTAYLFTEEAVRAGAVLPLFQRQVVEATRTDLLETAPGHATRCVRSAFTTEYAELKRALKDVPDREAWERLEKLNVGRLRLASKGIERVGDALNPVGEDRQLAEGMFMAGDVAVLRSEVTTIARLHEAVGPGAQAFLAARAAELLSVPADEPVPAPLDIAIVGMAGVFPQAGDLAAFWANILSGADSVTEVPARRWDPALYYAPGGDGEKTPSRWGGFLPEIPFDPLDHGIPPASLASIEPVQLLALEVSRRALADAGYAERDFDRSRTSVVFGAEAGSDLSNAMTLRTVLPSYLGELPADLDRQLPRLTEDSFPGVLANVIAGRVANRLDLGGANYTVDAACASSLTAVDVACKELVSGTSDLVLCGGADLHNGINDYLLFSSVHALSPSGRSATFDSDADGIALGEGVACVVLKRLADAERDGDRVYAVIKGVGSASDGRALGLTAPRPEGQHNALTRAYRNAGISPSRVGLVEAHGTGTVVGDRTELTTLTEVFTEAGAEPGRCALGSVKSQIGHTKCAAGLAGLIKASLALHTGVKPPTLHLAKPNPAWDPATSPFAFHTEARPWAETERVAGVSAFGFGGTNFHVVLAAHEGAVPPAKTLDDWPAELFLFAGDKDAQDLLAATGQGWRLRDLAFAASRRAETRDGRPRFAILASTVDELAGLLRRAIAGERDEDAGIFAADDDAPVGEIAFLFPGQGGQRPGMFAELFVAFPELRRYLARGGTTVDVLFPPTAFDEAGREAQRARLTDTRAAQPALGIVGLAAHHLLGTAGVRPSMVAGHSYGELVALTVAGALSSASLLDLSRARAEAILGATGTGDPGTMAAVAANPADVEEVLAAEGLTGTVVTANRNSPKQTVISGPTDAVGVAVDRLRDRGIGAKSLPVACAFHSPLVASAEAEFARVLGTVAVRAPEIPVWANQTAAPYPSTPDGIRAGLAAQIGAPVRFADQIEAMYAAGARTFVEAGPGSVLARLVDAVLDGRPHRTVTLEGGRRTGIPGFLAAVARLAVAGADVRTGRLFTGRAGTDALSARPPKKAGWTVDGHLVRTADGEIPATALHPAQRIPTEAIVTSRPGTDGGEALISEFLRTSREMIAAQRDVLLGYFGTDPGVPPPAPVVVPSVPEPVRVEVAPERSIFDTVVEVIGERTGYPVDMIEPDLDLEADLSVDSIKRAEIAGELATRLGLTDGDPEVLAKARTAAELADLLGGVPAGDQPAEESGAVVVAPKRYLMREFDLAGAAPADEELAGLRFAVVGEGQVAEMLTARLAGYGAETELVQGVPEHGADGVFHLSPSFPDDFPLYQAVLARGPRWLIANGPADGARGFFRTVAREYPDTVARVVEQHPESTVDEQVETLLAELSAGDWEPVVVRRGDARRGLRMTEEGLGLLGSTGAGPAGDGTAEADALGLDRDSVVLLVGGAKGITARLATTLASASRCRIELFGRTAVPIDGEEPEIATATTTEGLRAALIGSGLTKPAEIERTIRLIESEREVRGTLRRIGDLGSPVRYHSVDMLDAEAVHRAVKEIHAEHGRLDGIVYAAGVIEDKLIAEKDPASFDRVFATKVEGASTLLAAAGELPEAPKFAVLFGSIAATLGNRGQSDYAAANDALETLGHRWSTVYGRRGLTVHWGPWAPTGVNNGMVTPDLMRDYARRGIELIDPEEGTLSLLRELAWGDAGLTSVTYTASGW; from the coding sequence ATGCACCCTCATCGTGTTCCGTCCGCGCGGTTCACCGCCGCGGCGGCGCGGGCCGGTGCGCTCGGCGTCCTGGATCTGACCAGCGGAAACCGGACGGCCCGCGAAGAACTCGACCTGGCGGAGGACTTGCTCGCGACCGGCTTCGGCGTCCGTGTCGCGGGACCGGTCGACCTTCCTTCCGCGGCGCACACGGTTCTGCTCGCCGCGGGCACACCGCTGTCCACTGTGGACTTCGCGAGCCGTCGGACGCTCGTCGAAGTCACGAGCCGGGACGAAGCCGTGCGAGCCGTCGTCGCCGGTGCGGACGGGCTCGTCGCCCGCGGCCACGAGGCGGGCGGCAGCGTCGGCGAACTCGGCACCTTCGTGTTCCTGCAGCAGTTGCTGGCCGATCCGGCGATCGGCGTCCCGGTCTGGGCGTACGGCGGGATCGGCGCGCACACCGCGGCCGCCGCCGTGGCCGGAGGCGCCGCCGGTGTCGTCCTCGACACGGCGTTCGCGCTGCTCCCCGAAGCGGAACTCCCGTCGGACGTCACGAGGGCACTGGAAGGCCTCGACGGTTCCGAGACCATTGTGGACGGTGGTGTCCGGCGCCTCCGCCGACGGCCGGTCGAAGCCGGTCAGGACGCCTTCCTGCCCGAGCGGTTCCGCGACCGCTGGGGAACCCTCCCGGCCGCGATCCACGGTGTTCGCGCGTCGATCGCCGAGGGTCTCGCCGCTTCCGGTGACCCGTTGCCGCTCGCGCAGGGACCGATGACCCGGGTCAGCGACCAGCCCGAATTCGCGCGGGCCGTCGCCGCCGGGGGAGCGCTGCCGTTCCTGGCGCTGGCGTTGTCCGGGGCCGCGCGGACCCGCGAGATGCTCGAAGCGACCAAGTCGGCGTTGGGTGACGCGCCCTGGGGCGTCGGCGTGCTCGGGTTCGCGGCCGAGGACGTCCGTGCCGCGCAGCTCGAGGTGATCCGCGAGATCCGGCCGAGCCACGCCATCATCGCCGGCGGCCGTCCGGCGCAGGCGAAGGCGCTGGAAGAGGCAGGCATCTCGACGTTCCTGCACGTCCCGTCGCCGGGTTTGCTGCGCCAGTTCCTCGAAGCGGGCGCGCGCAAATTCGTCTTCGAAGGTGCCGAATGTGGTGGGCATGTCGGGCCGAGGGCGAGTTTTCCCTTGTGGGAAGCCCAGATCGACGTGCTCCGTGAGTACGCGGCAGAGGTCGAGGTGTACTTCGCCGGTGGCATCCACGACGAACGCTCGGCCGCGATGGTCACCGCCGCCGCGGCCCCGCTGACCCGGCTCGGCGCGACGGTCGGCCTGCTGATGGGCACCGCGTACCTGTTCACCGAGGAGGCCGTCCGGGCGGGCGCCGTCCTGCCGTTGTTCCAGCGCCAGGTCGTCGAAGCCACGCGCACCGACCTGCTGGAGACCGCGCCGGGACACGCGACACGGTGCGTGCGTTCGGCGTTCACCACCGAATACGCGGAACTCAAACGCGCGCTGAAGGACGTGCCCGATCGCGAAGCCTGGGAACGGCTGGAGAAGCTCAACGTCGGACGGCTTCGCCTGGCGAGCAAGGGAATCGAGCGGGTCGGGGACGCGCTCAACCCGGTCGGTGAGGATCGGCAGCTCGCCGAAGGCATGTTCATGGCGGGCGATGTCGCCGTGCTGCGGTCCGAGGTCACGACGATCGCCCGGTTGCACGAGGCCGTCGGCCCCGGGGCCCAGGCGTTCCTCGCCGCCCGCGCCGCCGAACTGCTGAGCGTCCCGGCCGACGAGCCCGTGCCGGCACCGCTCGACATCGCCATCGTGGGGATGGCCGGGGTCTTCCCGCAGGCCGGAGATCTCGCCGCGTTCTGGGCGAACATCCTGTCCGGAGCGGACTCCGTCACCGAGGTCCCGGCCCGGCGCTGGGATCCGGCGCTCTACTACGCGCCCGGCGGCGATGGCGAGAAGACGCCGTCACGCTGGGGCGGTTTCCTGCCGGAGATCCCGTTCGACCCGCTCGACCACGGCATCCCGCCCGCGTCGCTCGCGAGTATCGAACCCGTCCAGCTGCTGGCGCTGGAAGTGTCGCGGCGGGCGCTCGCCGACGCCGGATACGCCGAACGCGATTTCGACCGGTCCCGCACGTCGGTGGTCTTCGGCGCCGAAGCCGGGAGCGACCTGTCCAACGCGATGACCCTGCGGACCGTGCTGCCGTCCTACCTCGGCGAACTCCCGGCCGACCTCGACCGCCAGTTGCCGCGCCTGACCGAGGACTCGTTCCCCGGCGTGCTCGCGAACGTCATCGCGGGCCGGGTCGCGAACCGGCTCGACCTCGGCGGCGCGAACTACACGGTCGACGCGGCGTGCGCCTCGTCGCTGACCGCCGTCGACGTCGCCTGCAAGGAACTTGTCAGCGGCACCAGCGATCTCGTCCTGTGCGGCGGCGCCGACCTGCACAACGGCATCAACGACTACCTGCTGTTCTCCTCGGTGCACGCGCTCTCGCCGTCCGGCCGCTCGGCCACCTTCGACAGCGACGCGGACGGGATCGCGCTGGGCGAGGGCGTCGCGTGCGTCGTCCTGAAACGGCTGGCGGATGCCGAACGCGACGGCGACCGCGTGTACGCCGTCATCAAGGGCGTCGGCAGTGCCAGCGACGGACGGGCACTCGGGCTCACCGCGCCTCGGCCGGAAGGGCAGCACAACGCGCTGACCAGGGCGTACCGCAACGCCGGGATCTCACCGTCGCGGGTCGGGCTCGTCGAAGCGCACGGCACCGGCACCGTCGTCGGCGACCGCACCGAACTCACCACCCTGACCGAGGTGTTCACCGAAGCGGGCGCCGAACCCGGCCGGTGCGCGCTCGGTTCGGTGAAATCCCAGATCGGGCACACGAAATGCGCCGCCGGGCTGGCCGGGTTGATCAAGGCGAGCCTCGCGCTGCACACCGGCGTCAAACCGCCGACGCTGCACCTGGCGAAGCCGAATCCGGCGTGGGACCCGGCGACCAGCCCGTTCGCGTTCCACACCGAGGCCCGGCCGTGGGCCGAGACCGAACGCGTCGCCGGAGTGAGCGCGTTCGGGTTCGGCGGCACGAACTTCCACGTCGTCCTCGCCGCGCACGAAGGCGCCGTCCCACCCGCGAAAACCCTCGATGATTGGCCTGCCGAGCTCTTCCTGTTCGCGGGTGACAAGGACGCGCAGGATCTCCTGGCCGCCACGGGACAGGGTTGGCGGCTGCGTGATCTGGCGTTCGCCGCGTCCCGTCGGGCGGAAACCCGGGACGGGCGGCCGAGGTTCGCCATTCTGGCGTCCACTGTGGACGAACTGGCCGGGTTGCTCCGCCGCGCCATCGCGGGGGAGCGGGACGAGGACGCGGGTATCTTCGCCGCCGACGACGACGCGCCGGTGGGCGAGATCGCGTTCCTCTTCCCCGGGCAGGGCGGCCAGCGGCCGGGGATGTTCGCGGAGCTGTTCGTCGCGTTCCCCGAACTGCGGCGCTACCTCGCGCGCGGCGGGACCACGGTCGACGTCCTGTTCCCGCCCACCGCGTTCGACGAGGCCGGACGCGAGGCCCAACGTGCCCGGCTGACCGACACCCGGGCCGCGCAACCCGCGCTCGGCATCGTGGGGCTCGCCGCGCACCACCTGCTGGGTACGGCCGGTGTCCGGCCCTCGATGGTGGCAGGTCACAGCTACGGCGAACTCGTCGCGCTGACCGTCGCCGGTGCGTTGAGTTCGGCTTCGCTGCTGGACCTCAGCCGCGCGCGGGCGGAGGCGATCCTCGGCGCGACCGGCACCGGCGACCCGGGAACGATGGCGGCCGTCGCCGCGAATCCGGCCGACGTCGAAGAGGTGCTCGCCGCCGAGGGCCTGACCGGGACCGTCGTCACCGCCAACCGGAATTCGCCGAAACAGACGGTGATCTCCGGGCCGACGGACGCCGTCGGTGTGGCGGTGGACCGGCTACGCGACCGCGGGATCGGCGCGAAATCCCTTCCGGTCGCGTGCGCGTTCCACAGCCCGTTGGTCGCCTCGGCGGAGGCGGAGTTCGCCCGCGTGCTCGGCACCGTCGCGGTCAGGGCACCGGAGATCCCGGTGTGGGCCAACCAGACCGCTGCGCCCTACCCGTCCACTCCGGACGGGATCCGTGCCGGGCTGGCCGCGCAGATCGGCGCGCCGGTGCGGTTCGCCGACCAGATCGAGGCCATGTACGCGGCGGGCGCCCGGACGTTCGTCGAAGCGGGCCCCGGCTCGGTCCTCGCCCGGCTCGTCGATGCCGTACTCGACGGCCGTCCACATCGGACGGTCACTCTCGAAGGCGGCCGCCGCACCGGGATCCCCGGCTTCCTCGCCGCCGTGGCGAGGCTGGCGGTCGCCGGCGCGGACGTCCGCACCGGCCGGTTGTTCACCGGCCGCGCGGGCACGGACGCGCTGTCCGCACGGCCGCCGAAGAAGGCGGGATGGACCGTCGACGGACACCTCGTCCGCACCGCCGACGGCGAGATCCCCGCCACCGCCCTGCACCCAGCCCAGCGAATCCCCACGGAGGCGATCGTGACTTCCCGGCCCGGCACCGACGGCGGTGAGGCGCTCATCTCGGAGTTCCTCCGCACCAGCCGCGAGATGATCGCCGCGCAACGGGACGTCCTGCTCGGCTACTTCGGTACCGATCCCGGTGTGCCGCCGCCCGCGCCCGTCGTCGTTCCTTCGGTACCCGAGCCCGTGCGCGTCGAGGTCGCGCCCGAACGCTCGATCTTCGACACCGTCGTCGAGGTGATCGGCGAGCGGACCGGCTATCCGGTGGACATGATCGAGCCGGATCTGGACCTCGAAGCCGATCTGAGCGTCGATTCGATCAAACGGGCCGAGATCGCCGGGGAACTCGCGACCCGGCTGGGCCTGACCGACGGCGACCCCGAAGTTCTCGCCAAGGCTCGGACAGCGGCCGAACTCGCCGATCTGCTCGGCGGCGTTCCCGCCGGTGACCAGCCCGCCGAAGAGAGCGGTGCCGTCGTGGTGGCGCCGAAGCGCTACCTGATGCGGGAATTCGATCTCGCCGGCGCCGCTCCCGCCGACGAGGAACTCGCCGGGCTCCGTTTCGCCGTCGTCGGCGAAGGTCAGGTCGCCGAGATGCTCACCGCCCGGCTCGCCGGGTACGGCGCCGAAACCGAACTGGTCCAAGGCGTACCGGAGCACGGCGCGGACGGCGTGTTCCACCTGTCACCGTCGTTCCCCGACGATTTCCCGCTGTACCAAGCGGTTTTGGCGCGAGGTCCGCGCTGGCTCATCGCGAACGGCCCCGCCGACGGTGCCCGCGGCTTCTTCCGTACGGTGGCCAGGGAGTATCCGGACACGGTCGCCCGCGTGGTGGAGCAGCATCCGGAATCCACCGTGGACGAACAAGTGGAGACCCTGCTCGCCGAGCTGTCCGCCGGGGACTGGGAGCCGGTCGTCGTCCGCCGCGGTGACGCGCGGCGTGGTCTGCGGATGACGGAGGAAGGCCTCGGTCTGCTCGGCAGCACGGGCGCAGGTCCGGCCGGGGACGGAACGGCCGAGGCCGACGCGCTCGGCCTGGACCGGGATTCGGTCGTCCTCCTGGTCGGCGGGGCGAAGGGCATCACCGCCCGGCTGGCCACCACGCTGGCCTCGGCGTCGCGGTGCCGCATCGAACTGTTCGGCCGCACCGCCGTGCCCATCGACGGCGAGGAACCGGAAATCGCGACCGCGACGACGACGGAAGGGCTGCGTGCCGCCCTGATCGGGAGCGGACTGACCAAACCGGCGGAGATCGAGCGGACCATCCGGCTCATCGAGTCCGAACGCGAGGTCCGCGGAACGTTGCGGCGGATCGGCGACCTCGGCAGCCCGGTGCGGTACCACTCGGTGGACATGCTCGACGCGGAGGCCGTGCACCGCGCGGTCAAGGAGATCCACGCCGAACACGGCAGGCTCGACGGCATCGTCTACGCGGCGGGCGTCATCGAGGACAAGCTGATCGCCGAGAAGGACCCGGCGTCCTTCGACCGGGTCTTCGCCACCAAGGTCGAAGGGGCGAGCACCCTGCTCGCGGCGGCCGGTGAATTGCCGGAGGCGCCGAAGTTCGCCGTCCTGTTCGGCAGTATCGCCGCGACATTGGGAAACCGTGGCCAGTCCGACTACGCGGCCGCGAACGACGCGCTGGAGACGCTCGGTCATCGCTGGTCCACTGTGTACGGACGTCGTGGGCTCACCGTCCATTGGGGACCGTGGGCGCCCACCGGGGTGAACAACGGGATGGTCACCCCGGACCTGATGCGGGACTACGCCCGGCGCGGGATCGAGCTGATCGACCCCGAGGAAGGCACCTTGAGCCTGTTGCGCGAACTGGCGTGGGGCGACGCGGGCCTCACGTCCGTCACCTACACCGCGTCGGGGTGGTGA